A genomic segment from Ptychodera flava strain L36383 chromosome 19, AS_Pfla_20210202, whole genome shotgun sequence encodes:
- the LOC139118571 gene encoding histone deacetylase complex subunit SAP130-like isoform X6 gives MSSHGFQPGSGGNGEERQGEGQRPVQQQEEAKAESVVRPTTQQPPPAPPQPPHPPPAQLPPAQPVLRPPGQPVLPSVMHSQPPTETVKPYGDTLAKVLQQKTPTRPLAPAPASSISTVPKITQGHVTVMETGLSSLPGLQGQQVTTITTALALPTPIQVPATAMMKSIQASSAQVPNHPYQSHVPRVVNLTLLPSLQGLQSPAKSTQSIAAAAAMSSIPKAGATTAILRPHTQTIGAVTASTTTVQSVLSSQIIPHFQPQRYSPAPVPISTTVHTCNVQGISRSSSPAITSATTPSDIHRVGHHMPLGISSLQPRPLPTPQPQPHLQPQTQHQTLSQVPTLLQSQTQTQAPVTQASIQLPAAQFVSALRPPMAQSDLTMGRTIPLAQHITKYATPVTLPGNIPKPISATPNVTSIAISQPSQQQAVTVVSSVPTSGPPHTMSVTSIPSVLTSAPIQLGSMLATVRTSTTLAPVTVPNSSTTQSTPATATSIPVAKVYPRQQLPHSPRSQPEYDTHQPSNIYVPLAQTHRGSPNPVITAASVAATISLAQTVVTTDNRSERPVQALAQTAHYPASLPQTYFYHDPTAPYHPINPYAFTPISSGAVRPTPQGSQNMAAAAVAAAAHAATVGAAPVRIGPMNLMPVDQRHSMTTIPGTITATTTSEAMETSVTVSSGYPAGIISNTNTSVSSSNNLPNPSASPRPSILRKRTNEGVRKPVVNTGSQPDSPKTDSSQSTLSATSSPKPGDILNLSQHSNDVNVVDNSTNTSAVNNEIKVKREPLTPSPTDGTLQVNTTSSLVPSVASTVTMETIGASPRKKPRKQQHVVATEDHDMMESNSTDEADENDHKPPSIPRKTEKTKDDSKRTAKDIKYVQYLKRPYKNLIDAYRQPWKPAHNHFQRYAEVKVKEDKKPSIQEIAGQKGVIQKASGWKIQHLASQLDDLASLEQGVFDKMKEIKEGIGPCKDNSLNSDDEMSQVAELVQGNIQRCKLAMEQMSDARHSMIKLLDHKQKVVSLLNKHTNKRSSKKKSSSST, from the exons ATGAGCAGCCATGGATTCCAACCAGGAAGTGGCGGAAACGGCGAAGAGAGGCAGGGAGAAGGTCAAAGGCCAGTCCAACAACAAGAGGAGGCTAAAGCAGAATCTGTTGTGAGACCCACAACCCAGCAGCCTCCGCCAGCACCCCCTCAACCTCCCCATCCCCCACCAGCACAGCTTCCCCCAGCACAGCCTGTGCTACGACCCCCAGGACAACCAGTTCTTCCCTCAGTCATGCATTCACAGCCACCAACAGAAACAGTCAAACCGTATGGAGACACACTGGCAAAG GTGTTGCAGCAAAAGACACCAACGAGACCACTGGCGCCTGCACCAGCTTCATCTATAAGCACTGTgccaaaaatcactcaagggcATGTCACGGTGATGGAGACTGGCCTCTCATCTCTCCCTGGCTTACAAGGGCAACAGGTGACAACTATCACCACGGCATTGGCTCTGCCGACACCAATCCAGGTTCCCGCAACGGCGATGATGAAGAGTATCCAGGCGTCTTCAGCCCAGGTGCCAAATCACCCCTATCAATCTCATGTTCCAAGAG TGGTTAATCTCACCTTGCTACCTTCACTCCAGGGTCTTCAATCCCCAGCTAAAAGCACCCAGA GTATAGCAGCGGCAGCAGCCATGTCCTCCATACCGAAAGCAGGAGCCACAACAGCCATACTGAGGCCGCACACGCAGACCATAGGGGCCGTCACAGcatcaacaacaacagtacAGTCAGTCCTGTCATCTCAGATCATTCCCCATTTCCAG CCACAGAGGTACTCACCTGCTCCAGTCCCCATATCAACCACTGTCCACACCTGCAACGTGCAAGGGATTTCAAGAAGTTCATCACCAGCAATAACCTCAGCAACAACACCATCAGATATTCACAG GGTGGGTCATCACATGCCTCTCGGAATAAGCAGTCTGCAACCGAGACCACTGCCAACACCCCAGCCGCAGCCTCACCTACAACCTCAGACACAACACCAGACGCTGTCACAGGTTCCTACACTGCTGCAgtcacaaacacagacacaagcCCCGGTGACACAGGCGTCAATACAGCTACCAGCTGCACAGTTCGTTTCTGCTCTGCGTCCGCCTATGGCGCAATCAGACCTGACTATGGGCAGGACTATTCCATTAGCCCAGCATATAACCAAATATGCAACCCCTGTGACTTTACCTGGAAACATCCCCAAACCTATTTCTGCCACCCCGAATGTGACAAGCATTGCTATTTCTCAGCCTAGTCAGCAACAAGCAGTAACAGTTGTCAGCTCGGTGCCTACGTCAGGGCCGCCGCATACAATGTCTGTTACATCTATACCGTCAGTCCTCACATCTGCTCCTATACAACTAG GTTCCATGCTAGCCACAGTGAGGACATCCACGACACTAGCACCTGTCACTGTACCAAATTCCTCAACAACACAATCTACTCCAGCTACAGCAACCAGTATTCCAGTCG CAAAAGTGTACCCACGGCAGCAGCTGCCACACTCACCTCGGTCACAACCAGAGTATGATACACACCAGCCAAGCAACATATATGTGCCACTAGCACAAACGCATCGCGGATCCCCCAATCCCGTCATCACTGCAGCATCGGTGGCAGCAACGATTAGTCTGGCGCAGACAGTGGTTACAACAGACAACAGATCTGAAAGGCCGGTACAGGCCTTAGCACAGACTGCACACTATCCGGCGAGTCTGCCACAGACCTATTTCTATCACGATCCAACAG CGCCATATCACCCTATAAATCCCTATGCATTtacaccaatctccagtggagcaGTCAGACCAA CTCCCCAAGGTTCACAGAACATGGCTGCCGCAGCGGTGGCAGCAGCCGCACACGCCGCAACAGTTGGCGCAGCACCGGTACGCATCGGCCCCATGAACTTAATGCCGGTTGACCAAAGGCACTCAATGACTACAATTCCAGGAACAATCACTGCTACGACAACCAGTGAAG CCATGGAAACCAGTGTGACTGTGAGTAGTGGGTACCCAGCTGGCAtcatttccaatacaaataccTCAGTGTCATCGTCCAACAACCTGCCAAACCCAAGTGCTTCTCCTAGGCCAAGCATACTCAGAAAGAGAACAAATGAGGG TGTTAGGAAACCAGTGGTGAATACAGGGAGTCAACCAGACAGTCCAAAGACAGACAGTTCTCAGTCGACACTGTCAGCTACAAGTTCACCCAAACCAGG TGACATACTGAACCTCAGTCAACACAGTAATGATGTCAACGTTGTGGACAACAGTACAAACACATCAGCTGTCAACAATGAAATCAAGGTAAAGAGGGAGCCCCTCACTCCCAGTCCCACAGACGGCACCCTCCAGGTCAACACAACCAGCAGTCTAGTGCCCTCAGTGGCCAGCACtgtcaccatggaaaccatCGGTGCCTCGCCGAGGAAGAAACCACGGAAACAACAACATGT TGTTGCCACTGAAGATCACGATATGATGGAAAGTAACTCCACGGATGAGGCAGATGAGAATGATCACAAACCACCAAGCATTCCCAGGAAGACAGAGAAAACCAAAGACGATAGCAAAAGAACTGCCAAAG aCATTAAATATGTCCAGTATTTAAAGAGACCGTACAAGAATTTAATCGATGCATACAGACAACCATGGAAACCGGCACACAACCACTTCCAGAGGTATGCAgaggtcaaggtcaaag AAGACAAAAAACCTTCAATACAAGAGATAGCTGGTCAGAAGGGTGTTATACAGAAAGCCAGTGGATGGAAGATACAACACCTAGCATCCCAGCTTGATGATCTG GCAAGTTTAGAGCAGGGTGTCTTTGACAAGATGAAAGAAATCAAAGAAGGCATTGGTCCATGCAAGGACAACTCTCTCAACTCTGATGATGAAATGTCCCAAGTTGCGGAACTTGTACAG
- the LOC139118571 gene encoding histone deacetylase complex subunit SAP130-like isoform X4 produces MSSHGFQPGSGGNGEERQGEGQRPVQQQEEAKAESVVRPTTQQPPPAPPQPPHPPPAQLPPAQPVLRPPGQPVLPSVMHSQPPTETVKPYGDTLAKVLQQKTPTRPLAPAPASSISTVPKITQGHVTVMETGLSSLPGLQGQQVTTITTALALPTPIQVPATAMMKSIQASSAQVPNHPYQSHVPRVVNLTLLPSLQGLQSPAKSTQSIAAAAAMSSIPKAGATTAILRPHTQTIGAVTASTTTVQSVLSSQIIPHFQPQRYSPAPVPISTTVHTCNVQGISRSSSPAITSATTPSDIHRVGHHMPLGISSLQPRPLPTPQPQPHLQPQTQHQTLSQVPTLLQSQTQTQAPVTQASIQLPAAQFVSALRPPMAQSDLTMGRTIPLAQHITKYATPVTLPGNIPKPISATPNVTSIAISQPSQQQAVTVVSSVPTSGPPHTMSVTSIPSVLTSAPIQLGSMLATVRTSTTLAPVTVPNSSTTQSTPATATSIPVAKVYPRQQLPHSPRSQPEYDTHQPSNIYVPLAQTHRGSPNPVITAASVAATISLAQTVVTTDNRSERPVQALAQTAHYPASLPQTYFYHDPTAPYHPINPYAFTPISSGAVRPIGFNPLPVSSAPQGSQNMAAAAVAAAAHAATVGAAPVRIGPMNLMPVDQRHSMTTIPGTITATTTSEAMETSVTVSSGYPAGIISNTNTSVSSSNNLPNPSASPRPSILRKRTNEGVRKPVVNTGSQPDSPKTDSSQSTLSATSSPKPGDILNLSQHSNDVNVVDNSTNTSAVNNEIKVKREPLTPSPTDGTLQVNTTSSLVPSVASTVTMETIGASPRKKPRKQQHVVATEDHDMMESNSTDEADENDHKPPSIPRKTEKTKDDSKRTAKDIKYVQYLKRPYKNLIDAYRQPWKPAHNHFQRYAEVKVKDKKPSIQEIAGQKGVIQKASGWKIQHLASQLDDLASLEQGVFDKMKEIKEGIGPCKDNSLNSDDEMSQVAELVQGNIQRCKLAMEQMSDARHSMIKLLDHKQKVVSLLNKHTNKRSSKKKSSSST; encoded by the exons ATGAGCAGCCATGGATTCCAACCAGGAAGTGGCGGAAACGGCGAAGAGAGGCAGGGAGAAGGTCAAAGGCCAGTCCAACAACAAGAGGAGGCTAAAGCAGAATCTGTTGTGAGACCCACAACCCAGCAGCCTCCGCCAGCACCCCCTCAACCTCCCCATCCCCCACCAGCACAGCTTCCCCCAGCACAGCCTGTGCTACGACCCCCAGGACAACCAGTTCTTCCCTCAGTCATGCATTCACAGCCACCAACAGAAACAGTCAAACCGTATGGAGACACACTGGCAAAG GTGTTGCAGCAAAAGACACCAACGAGACCACTGGCGCCTGCACCAGCTTCATCTATAAGCACTGTgccaaaaatcactcaagggcATGTCACGGTGATGGAGACTGGCCTCTCATCTCTCCCTGGCTTACAAGGGCAACAGGTGACAACTATCACCACGGCATTGGCTCTGCCGACACCAATCCAGGTTCCCGCAACGGCGATGATGAAGAGTATCCAGGCGTCTTCAGCCCAGGTGCCAAATCACCCCTATCAATCTCATGTTCCAAGAG TGGTTAATCTCACCTTGCTACCTTCACTCCAGGGTCTTCAATCCCCAGCTAAAAGCACCCAGA GTATAGCAGCGGCAGCAGCCATGTCCTCCATACCGAAAGCAGGAGCCACAACAGCCATACTGAGGCCGCACACGCAGACCATAGGGGCCGTCACAGcatcaacaacaacagtacAGTCAGTCCTGTCATCTCAGATCATTCCCCATTTCCAG CCACAGAGGTACTCACCTGCTCCAGTCCCCATATCAACCACTGTCCACACCTGCAACGTGCAAGGGATTTCAAGAAGTTCATCACCAGCAATAACCTCAGCAACAACACCATCAGATATTCACAG GGTGGGTCATCACATGCCTCTCGGAATAAGCAGTCTGCAACCGAGACCACTGCCAACACCCCAGCCGCAGCCTCACCTACAACCTCAGACACAACACCAGACGCTGTCACAGGTTCCTACACTGCTGCAgtcacaaacacagacacaagcCCCGGTGACACAGGCGTCAATACAGCTACCAGCTGCACAGTTCGTTTCTGCTCTGCGTCCGCCTATGGCGCAATCAGACCTGACTATGGGCAGGACTATTCCATTAGCCCAGCATATAACCAAATATGCAACCCCTGTGACTTTACCTGGAAACATCCCCAAACCTATTTCTGCCACCCCGAATGTGACAAGCATTGCTATTTCTCAGCCTAGTCAGCAACAAGCAGTAACAGTTGTCAGCTCGGTGCCTACGTCAGGGCCGCCGCATACAATGTCTGTTACATCTATACCGTCAGTCCTCACATCTGCTCCTATACAACTAG GTTCCATGCTAGCCACAGTGAGGACATCCACGACACTAGCACCTGTCACTGTACCAAATTCCTCAACAACACAATCTACTCCAGCTACAGCAACCAGTATTCCAGTCG CAAAAGTGTACCCACGGCAGCAGCTGCCACACTCACCTCGGTCACAACCAGAGTATGATACACACCAGCCAAGCAACATATATGTGCCACTAGCACAAACGCATCGCGGATCCCCCAATCCCGTCATCACTGCAGCATCGGTGGCAGCAACGATTAGTCTGGCGCAGACAGTGGTTACAACAGACAACAGATCTGAAAGGCCGGTACAGGCCTTAGCACAGACTGCACACTATCCGGCGAGTCTGCCACAGACCTATTTCTATCACGATCCAACAG CGCCATATCACCCTATAAATCCCTATGCATTtacaccaatctccagtggagcaGTCAGACCAA TTGGTTTCAACCCCCTACCTGTCTCTTCAGCTCCCCAAGGTTCACAGAACATGGCTGCCGCAGCGGTGGCAGCAGCCGCACACGCCGCAACAGTTGGCGCAGCACCGGTACGCATCGGCCCCATGAACTTAATGCCGGTTGACCAAAGGCACTCAATGACTACAATTCCAGGAACAATCACTGCTACGACAACCAGTGAAG CCATGGAAACCAGTGTGACTGTGAGTAGTGGGTACCCAGCTGGCAtcatttccaatacaaataccTCAGTGTCATCGTCCAACAACCTGCCAAACCCAAGTGCTTCTCCTAGGCCAAGCATACTCAGAAAGAGAACAAATGAGGG TGTTAGGAAACCAGTGGTGAATACAGGGAGTCAACCAGACAGTCCAAAGACAGACAGTTCTCAGTCGACACTGTCAGCTACAAGTTCACCCAAACCAGG TGACATACTGAACCTCAGTCAACACAGTAATGATGTCAACGTTGTGGACAACAGTACAAACACATCAGCTGTCAACAATGAAATCAAGGTAAAGAGGGAGCCCCTCACTCCCAGTCCCACAGACGGCACCCTCCAGGTCAACACAACCAGCAGTCTAGTGCCCTCAGTGGCCAGCACtgtcaccatggaaaccatCGGTGCCTCGCCGAGGAAGAAACCACGGAAACAACAACATGT TGTTGCCACTGAAGATCACGATATGATGGAAAGTAACTCCACGGATGAGGCAGATGAGAATGATCACAAACCACCAAGCATTCCCAGGAAGACAGAGAAAACCAAAGACGATAGCAAAAGAACTGCCAAAG aCATTAAATATGTCCAGTATTTAAAGAGACCGTACAAGAATTTAATCGATGCATACAGACAACCATGGAAACCGGCACACAACCACTTCCAGAGGTATGCAgaggtcaaggtcaaag ACAAAAAACCTTCAATACAAGAGATAGCTGGTCAGAAGGGTGTTATACAGAAAGCCAGTGGATGGAAGATACAACACCTAGCATCCCAGCTTGATGATCTG GCAAGTTTAGAGCAGGGTGTCTTTGACAAGATGAAAGAAATCAAAGAAGGCATTGGTCCATGCAAGGACAACTCTCTCAACTCTGATGATGAAATGTCCCAAGTTGCGGAACTTGTACAG
- the LOC139118571 gene encoding histone deacetylase complex subunit SAP130-like isoform X7 — protein sequence MSSHGFQPGSGGNGEERQGEGQRPVQQQEEAKAESVVRPTTQQPPPAPPQPPHPPPAQLPPAQPVLRPPGQPVLPSVMHSQPPTETVKPYGDTLAKVLQQKTPTRPLAPAPASSISTVPKITQGHVTVMETGLSSLPGLQGQQVTTITTALALPTPIQVPATAMMKSIQASSAQVPNHPYQSHVPRVVNLTLLPSLQGLQSPAKSTQSIAAAAAMSSIPKAGATTAILRPHTQTIGAVTASTTTVQSVLSSQIIPHFQPQRYSPAPVPISTTVHTCNVQGISRSSSPAITSATTPSDIHRVGHHMPLGISSLQPRPLPTPQPQPHLQPQTQHQTLSQVPTLLQSQTQTQAPVTQASIQLPAAQFVSALRPPMAQSDLTMGRTIPLAQHITKYATPVTLPGNIPKPISATPNVTSIAISQPSQQQAVTVVSSVPTSGPPHTMSVTSIPSVLTSAPIQLGSMLATVRTSTTLAPVTVPNSSTTQSTPATATSIPVAKVYPRQQLPHSPRSQPEYDTHQPSNIYVPLAQTHRGSPNPVITAASVAATISLAQTVVTTDNRSERPVQALAQTAHYPASLPQTYFYHDPTAPYHPINPYAFTPISSGAVRPTPQGSQNMAAAAVAAAAHAATVGAAPVRIGPMNLMPVDQRHSMTTIPGTITATTTSEAMETSVTVSSGYPAGIISNTNTSVSSSNNLPNPSASPRPSILRKRTNEGVRKPVVNTGSQPDSPKTDSSQSTLSATSSPKPGDILNLSQHSNDVNVVDNSTNTSAVNNEIKVKREPLTPSPTDGTLQVNTTSSLVPSVASTVTMETIGASPRKKPRKQQHVVATEDHDMMESNSTDEADENDHKPPSIPRKTEKTKDDSKRTAKDIKYVQYLKRPYKNLIDAYRQPWKPAHNHFQRYAEVKVKDKKPSIQEIAGQKGVIQKASGWKIQHLASQLDDLASLEQGVFDKMKEIKEGIGPCKDNSLNSDDEMSQVAELVQGNIQRCKLAMEQMSDARHSMIKLLDHKQKVVSLLNKHTNKRSSKKKSSSST from the exons ATGAGCAGCCATGGATTCCAACCAGGAAGTGGCGGAAACGGCGAAGAGAGGCAGGGAGAAGGTCAAAGGCCAGTCCAACAACAAGAGGAGGCTAAAGCAGAATCTGTTGTGAGACCCACAACCCAGCAGCCTCCGCCAGCACCCCCTCAACCTCCCCATCCCCCACCAGCACAGCTTCCCCCAGCACAGCCTGTGCTACGACCCCCAGGACAACCAGTTCTTCCCTCAGTCATGCATTCACAGCCACCAACAGAAACAGTCAAACCGTATGGAGACACACTGGCAAAG GTGTTGCAGCAAAAGACACCAACGAGACCACTGGCGCCTGCACCAGCTTCATCTATAAGCACTGTgccaaaaatcactcaagggcATGTCACGGTGATGGAGACTGGCCTCTCATCTCTCCCTGGCTTACAAGGGCAACAGGTGACAACTATCACCACGGCATTGGCTCTGCCGACACCAATCCAGGTTCCCGCAACGGCGATGATGAAGAGTATCCAGGCGTCTTCAGCCCAGGTGCCAAATCACCCCTATCAATCTCATGTTCCAAGAG TGGTTAATCTCACCTTGCTACCTTCACTCCAGGGTCTTCAATCCCCAGCTAAAAGCACCCAGA GTATAGCAGCGGCAGCAGCCATGTCCTCCATACCGAAAGCAGGAGCCACAACAGCCATACTGAGGCCGCACACGCAGACCATAGGGGCCGTCACAGcatcaacaacaacagtacAGTCAGTCCTGTCATCTCAGATCATTCCCCATTTCCAG CCACAGAGGTACTCACCTGCTCCAGTCCCCATATCAACCACTGTCCACACCTGCAACGTGCAAGGGATTTCAAGAAGTTCATCACCAGCAATAACCTCAGCAACAACACCATCAGATATTCACAG GGTGGGTCATCACATGCCTCTCGGAATAAGCAGTCTGCAACCGAGACCACTGCCAACACCCCAGCCGCAGCCTCACCTACAACCTCAGACACAACACCAGACGCTGTCACAGGTTCCTACACTGCTGCAgtcacaaacacagacacaagcCCCGGTGACACAGGCGTCAATACAGCTACCAGCTGCACAGTTCGTTTCTGCTCTGCGTCCGCCTATGGCGCAATCAGACCTGACTATGGGCAGGACTATTCCATTAGCCCAGCATATAACCAAATATGCAACCCCTGTGACTTTACCTGGAAACATCCCCAAACCTATTTCTGCCACCCCGAATGTGACAAGCATTGCTATTTCTCAGCCTAGTCAGCAACAAGCAGTAACAGTTGTCAGCTCGGTGCCTACGTCAGGGCCGCCGCATACAATGTCTGTTACATCTATACCGTCAGTCCTCACATCTGCTCCTATACAACTAG GTTCCATGCTAGCCACAGTGAGGACATCCACGACACTAGCACCTGTCACTGTACCAAATTCCTCAACAACACAATCTACTCCAGCTACAGCAACCAGTATTCCAGTCG CAAAAGTGTACCCACGGCAGCAGCTGCCACACTCACCTCGGTCACAACCAGAGTATGATACACACCAGCCAAGCAACATATATGTGCCACTAGCACAAACGCATCGCGGATCCCCCAATCCCGTCATCACTGCAGCATCGGTGGCAGCAACGATTAGTCTGGCGCAGACAGTGGTTACAACAGACAACAGATCTGAAAGGCCGGTACAGGCCTTAGCACAGACTGCACACTATCCGGCGAGTCTGCCACAGACCTATTTCTATCACGATCCAACAG CGCCATATCACCCTATAAATCCCTATGCATTtacaccaatctccagtggagcaGTCAGACCAA CTCCCCAAGGTTCACAGAACATGGCTGCCGCAGCGGTGGCAGCAGCCGCACACGCCGCAACAGTTGGCGCAGCACCGGTACGCATCGGCCCCATGAACTTAATGCCGGTTGACCAAAGGCACTCAATGACTACAATTCCAGGAACAATCACTGCTACGACAACCAGTGAAG CCATGGAAACCAGTGTGACTGTGAGTAGTGGGTACCCAGCTGGCAtcatttccaatacaaataccTCAGTGTCATCGTCCAACAACCTGCCAAACCCAAGTGCTTCTCCTAGGCCAAGCATACTCAGAAAGAGAACAAATGAGGG TGTTAGGAAACCAGTGGTGAATACAGGGAGTCAACCAGACAGTCCAAAGACAGACAGTTCTCAGTCGACACTGTCAGCTACAAGTTCACCCAAACCAGG TGACATACTGAACCTCAGTCAACACAGTAATGATGTCAACGTTGTGGACAACAGTACAAACACATCAGCTGTCAACAATGAAATCAAGGTAAAGAGGGAGCCCCTCACTCCCAGTCCCACAGACGGCACCCTCCAGGTCAACACAACCAGCAGTCTAGTGCCCTCAGTGGCCAGCACtgtcaccatggaaaccatCGGTGCCTCGCCGAGGAAGAAACCACGGAAACAACAACATGT TGTTGCCACTGAAGATCACGATATGATGGAAAGTAACTCCACGGATGAGGCAGATGAGAATGATCACAAACCACCAAGCATTCCCAGGAAGACAGAGAAAACCAAAGACGATAGCAAAAGAACTGCCAAAG aCATTAAATATGTCCAGTATTTAAAGAGACCGTACAAGAATTTAATCGATGCATACAGACAACCATGGAAACCGGCACACAACCACTTCCAGAGGTATGCAgaggtcaaggtcaaag ACAAAAAACCTTCAATACAAGAGATAGCTGGTCAGAAGGGTGTTATACAGAAAGCCAGTGGATGGAAGATACAACACCTAGCATCCCAGCTTGATGATCTG GCAAGTTTAGAGCAGGGTGTCTTTGACAAGATGAAAGAAATCAAAGAAGGCATTGGTCCATGCAAGGACAACTCTCTCAACTCTGATGATGAAATGTCCCAAGTTGCGGAACTTGTACAG